TAATATCGAATTCAGCCGGGAGCCTGCTTCCCTGGCTATACCCAACTTTCTGTCCGTTCACCCACACATACATGGCCGACGAAACGCCGCCAAAATGCAGAATGACTTCCCGGTTTTTCCAGTTATCCGGAAGGTTAAAGTCGCGAATGTAAGAGCCTACCGGATCGTCGCGTAAAATGTAAGGTGGCTTTGCCGGGAACGGATAGGTGACGTTGGTATAAATCGGGGTACCATATCCCTTCATCTCCCAGTTCGATGGCACCGAAATGTTGTCCCAGCCCGAAACGTCAAATCCTTTTTGAGCAAAGTCGGTAGTGGCATCTTCCGATTTGGGAACAAAATCAAACTTCCAGGTTCCGTTCAGCGATTGGTACCAGGGACTTTTCTCCCGATCCATCGTCAGGGCTGTTTGAATATCCTGGAATGGGTAAAGCGTGGCGTGCGCTTCCAGTTTGTTCCGCTCAATCATCCGTGGATTTTCCCAGTCTTTCGGATACTTTTGCCCGAAAGCTGTCAACGACAAAATCGCTAACACAAATGCAATCAATGACTTTTTTCTCATCATAAGTTTGGATTAACAGATCAAATTCAAGGGAGTAAAATAAGAAGTTTGACGCAAATATCCAACCAGTACCTACCAGTTGTTTTTTAACTTGAATTAACGATAAAAAGGATACAACTGTCCCTCTCTTAACAAGAATAAAAAAGCGTAACATAATATTCTAATGTAATGTCTGACACTTTCAACGGCCTTAAGAAGATAGGCCATATTCGTAAATGAGGCAGTAACAAAAATTAACCGACTAACTAGTCGTCTGATTGACGCTTCTTTCTTCTTCTATCGAGAAATATCAGGAATCCTCCCACCAGAATGGCCAGTGCAGCAATCATTTCTGAATCCATGAAACAACTTCTTTTTTGTTTGCCAACAGCTTTATAAAGGGATTGTTCAGAATAGCAATCTAGCGAAACACCTCACCAAACTATTTCATTTTCTTTCCTTTAAGCGTATAAAGAATAGTCGTATCCGGCTTCGCCACAGGCATCGCATCTGTTAGCGCAGGTTTCACACAAGGCAAGTACGTCATACGAGCAGTTATTCTCAAGGATATCCAGTGGATTTAGATTACTTCTGCTTCCTCTGATGTTTTCTTTCGACGACTGATTCAGCTCTGGCAGTGTCAGGACCGTAACCGGTTGTTGTCGACTCTCCTGATAGTACTTTCCAAAATCGGTGTAAGTAGATACGTCAATGCCGGTGGTCTCGAGGTTCAACAATAGCTTCTCCTGAGAAAATGCAGAAGTGGTGAAAACGCTCAAAATAAAGAGAATGAAGACAATTGTTCTCATGGTGGTTAGTTTAACATTCGGGATACTTCAGGGGGATACCTATACCATCAAGATATCTTCCTCCCTGAAACCGTTGTACCAATCTTCATGGTAGATGCAAATTAGTCAAATTACGCCAATCTTTCCAACGCCTGCCGGATATCCGCTTTCAAGTCTTCAATATCTTCCAGGCCAACGCCAAGTCGAATCAGGGTATCCGGGATTTTAAATGACTCTTTTGTCTCGTCTGACAAATCACAGTAAATGGTGGAGGAAGGATGGATTATCATCGATTTGTTGTCGCAGAAGTTGGTGCCTCGCCGAATTACCTTAAGGGCATCCATGAAATCGAAGCACTGCTTTTTACTTTTCAGCTCAATGGCGATCAGGCAACCCACCTTCGAGTTGAAATATCTCTCCGACAATTGATGATAGGGTGAAGTCTTCAGCGACGAATATTCCACGCGTTTAACCTTCTCCTGCTCCGAAAGCCATGAAGCCAGGTTGTGGGCATTTTCACAAATCCTATCGACGCGCAATGTCAGTGTTTCCAGCCCCAGCATCTGCAGCCAGGCATTTTGCGGCGATAAACAACATCCCAGGTTACTGAATAGCTCTTTCCGCAGTTTCTTCTCGAAAGCTGCGTTCCCATACAACTGGGAATTTTCCTGCAGCTTCGGGATGTATTGCCACTTATCCGACAGGTAAGTAAAAACTGCACCACCTATCGATGTAGCGCCACCGGAAATGAACTTGGTGGTCGACAACACCTCAATGTCGATGCCGTATTGATGACTTTGAAAGAGGTAGGGCGATAACAAACTGTTATCCACAATGAGCAACACCTTCTTCTCTTTGGCGATTTCGGAAATCCGCTCAAAATCGAAAACAATCAGTTGCGGATTGGTGATGACTTCCAGGAAAATGGCACGCGTTTGCGCGTCGATGCTTAGTTCCACTTCATCAGGATTCTCCGGGTCGACAAATTTGACGTAAATGCCCAATGACTTGAGTGTCTTTGCAAAAAAAGAATAGGTATTGCCAAACAGGTATTTGCTCGCCACAATGTTGTCGCCAGTGTCGCAGATGGAAAGAATGGTTGACGAGATGGCTGCCATGCCCGAGCTCACGCTCAGGCTGCTTTGGGCATTGGCCAGCGACTTCAGCCGAACTTCCAGCTCCCGTACCGTTGGATTTGAAATTCGCGAATAAACGAAGGAATCACTCGCGCCCCGGAAAGCCTGTTCCACCGATGCTGAATCTTCAAAATCATAAGCTGCCGTTTGAAAAACAGGCGTTTTCAAACTTCTTACATCACTATGGTACGAATCCTTTTCGTCGCCATGAATCAACCGCGTATTTAATCCCTTCATAGGTCTGTTTATTCGTTTATCAATTGCTTTTCCAAACTATTCACCTAACGGTTGAAGGGAGTTTTTGTTGGATTTTGGGAGCAATTTTCTCCGGTAAGGACTACAAAAATCGAATAAGATAAACCTCTTTGCCTGTCTTTCCTATTCAAACAAACGAACATTGTCAAACGAAAGATTGTAATTTCCGGCTTCGATACCATGAATGATTTCCACCACCTTATCATTGTAGGGGGTGGCGACATGGTACTCTCTCCCATATTGAGAGACCACTCCGTTAATGGCATCAACCTCTGTCGGCTTACCTTTTTCAAGGTCCTGAAGCATACTGGCCTTCAGCCTGGCATGTTTTCTCATCGCGATAGGAATAATCATGAAAGAAAACAGTTGTTTCAGCCGGTTGGTATAATCCAGCAACTTTCTCAAATCTCGCCCCTGGATAGGCTCCATTTGAATGCCTGCCGCATCCGCCACGGCAAAGCATTCCTTCATAACTGCCTGTATACATTTCCTCGACGCTTTGTTTCCGGCAGCCTCTCCAATCGTGCAGCCCAGAACAGTCGACACACCACTAAATGCACTGTTTATTGCCAACTTCGACCATCGTGCTCCAACAAAATTGCGTTCGATATCCACCGTCCCCATCACTTCCAGTATCTCTTTTATTTGATGCAATTTCTTCTCGTTTTGATGGGACAAAGCGCCAATACTAAACGTGAGACTATCGGGGATAGAAGTTAATTCGCTCACTCCATTTCCCAGTAAAGTGGCACCCCAGGCAATGGTACAACCAAAGGTCTTTCCTTTACCAATTACCTCGGCCACGGATAGTTCGGGGAAACCATTCTGCGCAGTACAAATAATGCCATCGTCGCTGAGATAGCGGGCGATTTGTTGCACAACTTTTTTGTTCTCCTGCTGTTTGGTCAGCAGGAAGATGACGTCGTATTTTCCCGACATTTCTTCCGGTAGCAAAGCTTTTACCGGAACCGTCATGTCGATTGTACCGGTGATGTGAGCGCCGTTGGTCTTCATACCTTCCACATGCGCCCGGTTCCGATTGATCAAATCCACATTCAGACCGGCCTTTGTCAAATAAGCCCCTATGACGGTTCCCAACGAACCGGCTCCATATATCGCTATTTTCATGTTCGTTTCAATTTTAACGAGGAGTTTGCTTTCTGCAAATTAGTTAAAATCAACTCGAAAACACGGTTGCATAAGGTGTGAGATTTCCTTTTTGAAAATTTTAACA
This Prolixibacter sp. NT017 DNA region includes the following protein-coding sequences:
- a CDS encoding aminotransferase class I/II-fold pyridoxal phosphate-dependent enzyme, which produces MKGLNTRLIHGDEKDSYHSDVRSLKTPVFQTAAYDFEDSASVEQAFRGASDSFVYSRISNPTVRELEVRLKSLANAQSSLSVSSGMAAISSTILSICDTGDNIVASKYLFGNTYSFFAKTLKSLGIYVKFVDPENPDEVELSIDAQTRAIFLEVITNPQLIVFDFERISEIAKEKKVLLIVDNSLLSPYLFQSHQYGIDIEVLSTTKFISGGATSIGGAVFTYLSDKWQYIPKLQENSQLYGNAAFEKKLRKELFSNLGCCLSPQNAWLQMLGLETLTLRVDRICENAHNLASWLSEQEKVKRVEYSSLKTSPYHQLSERYFNSKVGCLIAIELKSKKQCFDFMDALKVIRRGTNFCDNKSMIIHPSSTIYCDLSDETKESFKIPDTLIRLGVGLEDIEDLKADIRQALERLA
- a CDS encoding ketopantoate reductase family protein, whose protein sequence is MKIAIYGAGSLGTVIGAYLTKAGLNVDLINRNRAHVEGMKTNGAHITGTIDMTVPVKALLPEEMSGKYDVIFLLTKQQENKKVVQQIARYLSDDGIICTAQNGFPELSVAEVIGKGKTFGCTIAWGATLLGNGVSELTSIPDSLTFSIGALSHQNEKKLHQIKEILEVMGTVDIERNFVGARWSKLAINSAFSGVSTVLGCTIGEAAGNKASRKCIQAVMKECFAVADAAGIQMEPIQGRDLRKLLDYTNRLKQLFSFMIIPIAMRKHARLKASMLQDLEKGKPTEVDAINGVVSQYGREYHVATPYNDKVVEIIHGIEAGNYNLSFDNVRLFE
- a CDS encoding LPXTG cell wall anchor domain-containing protein, encoding MDSEMIAALAILVGGFLIFLDRRRKKRQSDD